Proteins encoded by one window of Anopheles maculipalpis chromosome 2RL, idAnoMacuDA_375_x, whole genome shotgun sequence:
- the LOC126557296 gene encoding cleavage and polyadenylation specificity factor 73 yields MAQKRASNGARLLKEESDLMVIRPLGAGQEVGRSCIMLEFKGKKIMLDCGIHPGLSGMDALPFVDLIDADQIDLLFISHFHLDHCGALPWFLQKTSFKGRCFMTHATKAIYRWMLSDYIKVSNISTDQMLYTEADLEASMEKIETINFHEERDILGVRFWAYNAGHVLGAAMFMIEIAGIRVLYTGDFSRQEDRHLMAAEIPAMRPDVLITESTYGTHIHEKREDRENRFTSLVQKIVTQGGRCLIPVFALGRAQELLLILDEYWSQNPDLQEIPIYYASSLAKKCMAVYQTYINAMNDKIRRQIAINNPFVFRFISNLKGIDHFDDVGPCVVMASPGMMQSGLSRELFESWCTDPKNGVIIAGYCVEGTLAKTILFEPEEITSMNGQKLPLNMSVDYISFSAHTDYQQTSEFIRLLQPTHVVLVHGEQNEMGRLKSALMREYEANAKVQITFHNPRNTQPVELYFRGEKTAKVMGTLAVGEPADCQRLSGVLVKREFKYHLLAPTDLSKYTDMSMSIVTQKQSIHWPGSPVVLKLLLERAGGPGSVVECPVAAGSTATARLRVCDCIDLTADGKIVTLEWQATPVNDMYADMVMACLLQCDIAGSNVIGTRMSKVDEKHYQDCLIETLQELFGEQSMEKFIDSDRLTVTVRGKRIVINLHTHEVDCDQDEQLYQTVYMTVRKLRQSLLL; encoded by the coding sequence ATGGCACAGAAACGAGCATCGAACGGAGCACGGTTGCTGAAGGAGGAGAGCGACTTGATGGTTATACGGCCGCTGGGTGCCGGTCAGGAGGTGGGCCGATCCTGCATCATGCTCGAGTTCAAGGGGAAAAAGATTATGCTTGACTGTGGCATCCATCCGGGACTGTCCGGAATGGATGCGCTCCCGTTCGTCGATCTGATCGATGCGGATCAGATCGATTTACTGTTCATCTCGCACTTCCATCTGGATCACTGCGGTGCGTTACCATGGTTTCTGCAAAAGACATCGTTTAAGGGCCGGTGCTTTATGACGCACGCCACCAAAGCAATCTACCGCTGGATGCTGTCAGATTACATTAAGGTGAGCAACATTTCCACCGACCAAATGCTGTACACCGAGGCGGATCTGGAAGCGAGCATGGAAAAGATTGAGACGATCAATTTTCACGAAGAACGTGACATCCTTGGCGTACGGTTCTGGGCATACAACGCGGGCCATGTGCTCGGTGCAGCAATGTTTATGATTGAAATTGCAGGCATTCGGGTGCTGTATACGGGTGACTTCTCGAGACAGGAAGATCGGCATCTAATGGCGGCAGAAATACCGGCCATGCGGCCCGATGTTCTCATCACCGAGTCAACGTACGGTACACACATTCACGAGAAGCGTGAAGATCGTGAAAATAGGTTTACCTCACTGGTGCAGAAAATCGTCACCCAGGGCGGTCGGTGTTTGATTCCGGTGTTTGCGCTTGGCCGAGCGCAGGAGCTTTTGCTAATATTGGATGAGTACTGGAGCCAGAATCCGGACTTGCAGGAGATTCCGATCTACTACGCATCCTCGCTGGCGAAGAAATGTATGGCCGTGTATCAGACGTACATCAATGCGATGAACGATAAAATCCGCCGACAGATTGCCATCAACAATCCGTTCGTGTTTCGGTTCATCTCAAATTTGAAGGGAATCGATCACTTCGATGATGTCGGTCCGTGTGTCGTGATGGCATCGCCCGGTATGATGCAGAGTGGACTGTCCCGAGAGTTGTTCGAATCGTGGTGTACGGATCCGAAGAATGGAGTCATTATAGCGGGTTACTGCGTGGAGGGCACACTTGCCAAAACGATCTTGTTCGAACCCGAAGAAATTACCAGCATGAACGGGCAGAAGCTGCCACTCAACATGTCCGTGGACTACATTTCCTTCTCGGCACACACGGACTATCAGCAAACGAGTGAATTTATTCGTCTGCTGCAACCGACCCACGTGGTGCTCGTGCACGGTGAACAGAACGAGATGGGACGGTTAAAATCTGCCCTAATGAGGGAGTATGAGGCCAACGCGAAGGTACAAATTACGTTCCACAATCCGCGCAACACACAACCGGTGGAGCTTTACTTCCGGGGTGAGAAAACGGCCAAAGTAATGGGCACGTTGGCCGTTGGTGAACCGGCCGACTGCCAACGGTTGAGCggggtgttggtgaagcgcgAATTCAAGTACCACTTGCTGGCGCCGACCGATCTTTCCAAGTACACCGACATGAGCATGTCGATCGTCACACAGAAGCAAAGCATCCATTGGCCTGGGTCGCCGGTAGTGTTGAAGCTGTTGCTGGAGCGTGCCGGTGGGCCAGGATCGGTAGTGGAATGTCCGGTGGCGGCGGGAAGTACGGCGACGGCCCGGTTACGGGTGTGCGATTGTATCGATCTTACGGCGGATGGCAAGATCGTTACGCTCGAATGGCAGGCAACGCCGGTGAACGATATGTACGCTGACATGGTGATGGCTTGCCTGCTGCAGTGCGATATCGCGGGTAGTAACGTGATCGGGACGCGGATGTCCAAGGTGGACGAGAAACACTATCAGGATTGCCTGATCGAAACGCTACAGGAACTGTTTGGCGAACAATCGATGGAGAAATTCATCGACTCGGACCGGCTGACCGTAACTGTGCGTGGGAAGCGTATCGTGATCAATCTGCATACGCATGAGGTCGATTGCGATCAGGACGAGCAGCTGTACCAGACGGTGTACATGACCGTGCGCAAGCTGCGACAAAGTTTGTTGTTATAA
- the LOC126557456 gene encoding probable ATP-dependent RNA helicase DDX55 homolog, whose protein sequence is MPRPSAKWGDLSPSLSAPMLEVIEGLGFDKMTPVQAATIPLLMSYKDVAAEAVTGSGKTLAFLIPLLELLLKRKRSEPWKKHEIGAVIVSPTRELATQIHDVLSEFLSHEELACFRQKMVIGGNAVEDDVVAILKDGVNILVATPGRLQDLFDRKGDLNLAAKVKSLELLVLDEADRLLDMGFEATINTILTYLPRQRRTGLFSATQTKEVKDLMRAGLRNPVLVSVREKATTSTPKLLQNYYAIVEPEQKLAALLEFIRTKSVKKAMMFFPTCACVEYWSVALAELVSSMQVLALHGKMKSQRFRILKSFREADSALLLCTDVLARGVDIPEVDWVLQWEPPSNAAAFVHRVGRTARQGSEGNALILLLPSEDAYVNFLTRNQKVSLKEIELELPEQRLTEILHTLHQLQQKDRATFDKANRAFVSHVQAYSKHECNLILRLKDLDLGKVATSYGLLQLPRMPEIKPQFKESFRGPEQTVDVFALAYKDKQKQASFQDKLKTYAETGEWKGKKKLIRKKSVPWELANKEREERKEIRKKRREKKQTRKAAIEAGAVVPIKKKRSKFSQEELDELANDIRLLKRVKKKKITEEEYADEMGIKDGVDDSE, encoded by the exons atgcctcgccCTAGTGCGAAATGGGGCGACTTATCGCCATCGCTGAGCGCACCGATGCTCGAGGTGATTGAAGGTCTCGGATTCGACAAGATGACACCGGTTCAG GCGGCTACCATTCCCCTGCTCATGTCCTATAAGGATGTAGCTGCAGAAGCGGTGACGGGATCGGGCAAAACGTTGGCATTCCTGATCCCTTTGCTAGAGCTGCTGCTCAAAAGAAAGCGGAGCGAGCCGTGGAAAAAGCATGAAATTGGAGCTGTTATAGTTTCTCCCACACGCGAATTGGCCACCCAAATACACGACGTCCTTTCCGAGTTTTTAAGCCACGAAGAGTTGGCCTGCTTTCGCCAGAAGATGGTCATCGGTGGAAATGCCGTGGAAGACGATGTTGTTGCGATCCTGAAAGATGGTGTTAACATTTTAGTGGCCACCCCCGGTCGACTGCAGGATCTTTTCGATCGTAAGGGAGATTTAAATCTAGCCGCCAAGGTAAAGAGTTTAGAGCTGCTGGTACTGGACGAAGCGGACCGTTTGCTGGATATGGGATTTGAGGCGACCATCAACACGATCCTCACATATCTACCGCGTCAGCGCCGTACCGGACTGTTTTCGGCAACCCAAACTAAAGAGGTTAAGGATTTGATGCGCGCAGGTCTCCGCAATCCGGTGCTGGTGAGTGTCCGCGAAAAGGCAACCACCAGTACACCAAAGCTGCTGCAAAATTACTACGCCATCGTTGAGCCGGAGCAAAAACTGGCGGCTTTGCTGGAGTTTATACGCACCAAGAGTGTGAAGAAAGCGATGATGTTCTTTCCGACGTGTGCTTGCGTCGAGTATTGGTCCGTCGCATTGGCGGAGCTTGTATCCTCGATGCAGGTACTGGCATTGCATGGAAAAATGAAATCGCAACGTTTCCGGATACTGAAGTCGTTTCGGGAAGCGGATAGCGCGTTGCTGCTCTGTACCGATGTACTTGCCCGTGGTGTCGATATTCCTGAGGTGGATTGGGTGCTGCAGTGGGAACCGCCGTCAAATGCAGCAGCATTCGTGCATCGTGTCGGCCGTACGGCACGCCAAGGATCAGAAGGAAATGCACTTATACTGCTGCTTCCATCAGAGGATGCGTATGTAAACTTCctgacacgaaatcaaaaagtTTCGCTAAAGGAAATCGAGCTAGAGCTTCCCGAGCAAAGGCTTACCGAAATCCTCCACACGTTGCATCAACTACAGCAGAAAGATCGGGCCACCTTCGACAAAGCTAACCGAGCGTTTGTCTCACACGTTCAGGCGTACAGTAAGCACGAGTGTAATTTAATCCTGCGCCTAAAGGATCTCGATCTCGGCAAGGTAGCGACAAGCTACGGATTGCTACAACTTCCCCGGATGCCGGAAATTAAGCCACAGTTTAAGGAGTCGTTCCGTGGCCCCGAGCAGACGGTGGACGTTTTTGCGCTAGCTTACAAGGACAAGCAAAAGCAGGCCTCATTCCAGGACAAGCTGAAAACGTACGCCGAAACAGGCGAATGGAAAGGTAAAAAGAAACTCATACGCAAAAAATCGGTTCCCTGGGAGCTGGCCAACAAGGAGCGTGAAGAACGCAaagaaataaggaaaaaacgaagggagaagaaacaaacacgaaAGGCCGCGATTGAGGCAGGTGCTGTCGTGCCGATTAAAAAGAAACGATCCAAATTTTCACAAGAAGAGCTCGATGAACTGGCCAACGACATTCGGTTGTTGAAGAGggtgaaaaagaagaaaatcactGAAGAGGAATACGCAGACGAAATGGGCATAAAGGATGGGGTGGATGATTCGGAATAA